The Calliphora vicina chromosome 3, idCalVici1.1, whole genome shotgun sequence genome contains a region encoding:
- the LOC135955641 gene encoding uncharacterized protein LOC135955641, with protein MANRKKETTESERKIILHMHNQGKSYAEIVEIMERSRFTIWSIVQRFKETSTLESAKHTGRPRFLSERKYSHIIKKVKLCPKISSTQVAAEIKDEFGKEVHAAIARRVLQKTNYSCRIARRKPFISSVNQKKRLEYAV; from the coding sequence atggCTAACAGAAAAAAGGAAACAACAGAATCTGAGCGCAAAATCATCCTTCACATGcacaatcaaggaaaatcatatgCAGAGATTGTAGAGATTATGGAAAGAAGCCGTTTTACAATTTGGAGTATCGTGCAACGTTTTAAGGAAACATCAACACTTGAAAGTGCTAAACATACAGGTCGTCCTAGATTCTTAAGTGAGCGTAAATACAGCCATATAATCAAAAAGGTCAAGTTATGTCCAAAAATATCTTCAACACAGGTTGCTGCAGAGATTAAGGATGAGTTTGGGAAAGAAGTTCACGCAGCAATAGCCAGAAGAGTGCTCCAGAAGACAAACTATAGTTGTCGTATTGCTAGGcgtaaaccatttatttcatcTGTAAACCAAAAGAAGCGTTTAGAATATGCCGTTTAG